One window of the Chryseobacterium camelliae genome contains the following:
- a CDS encoding TIGR00730 family Rossman fold protein — MNTNGRDESLINPELDNNETRLHNSFRQKTWDETIAKDSWMVFKVMAEFVDGYEKLAKIGPCVSIFGSARLQPGSKYYEMAVEIAEKITKIGFGIITGGGPGIMEAGNKGAFNAQGKSIGLNIDLPFEQHFNPYINKSYSMNFDYFFVRKVMFVKYSQGFIVMPGGFGTLDEFTEALTLIQTNKIGKFPIVLVGSQFWNGILDWFKTTLLNDGMISEGDLDLYRVVDSADEAVAHVKAFYDKYSVNVNF, encoded by the coding sequence ATGAATACTAATGGAAGAGACGAGAGCCTGATTAATCCTGAACTGGATAACAACGAAACAAGACTGCACAACAGCTTCAGACAGAAAACCTGGGATGAAACCATCGCCAAGGACAGCTGGATGGTATTCAAGGTGATGGCCGAATTTGTAGACGGGTATGAAAAGCTGGCTAAAATTGGTCCGTGCGTGTCTATTTTCGGATCCGCAAGGCTTCAGCCCGGCAGCAAATACTATGAAATGGCTGTGGAAATCGCCGAGAAAATCACCAAAATAGGTTTCGGGATTATTACCGGAGGCGGTCCAGGGATTATGGAAGCGGGAAACAAAGGAGCCTTCAATGCCCAGGGAAAATCCATCGGACTGAATATCGACCTTCCTTTTGAGCAGCATTTCAATCCGTACATCAATAAATCCTACTCCATGAACTTCGATTACTTTTTCGTACGCAAAGTGATGTTCGTAAAATATTCCCAGGGATTTATCGTTATGCCGGGAGGGTTCGGCACGCTGGATGAATTTACGGAAGCTTTGACCCTGATCCAGACCAATAAGATCGGTAAGTTCCCGATTGTCCTCGTAGGGTCGCAATTCTGGAACGGGATCCTGGATTGGTTCAAGACTACTTTGCTCAATGACGGAATGATCTCAGAGGGCGATCTGGACCTGTACAGGGTGGTGGATTCTGCAGATGAAGCAGTAGCCCACGTGAAGGCATTTTACGACAAATACTCGGTAAATGTTAACTTTTAA
- a CDS encoding GLPGLI family protein, with the protein MKKIILLMFLLMITSGFSQKKFDVDYEADYKLDYKLSNASNYRKETTFALLINERSSFFKDLHKYIADSLEVEKANISLEESMKYNTDFRDYIGTTSAKIYVTAEVNYIAFEYQEINKTDWKIKNEFKTVSGYKCQKAETTKYGRTWIAWFTTDIPFQFGPYKFNSLPGLIAEIYDTKDDYHYTLYAFRKRKYTCKSANVAKNAKKITKEKFNEVFKNRLAGRMKLHEQYLENKEDIEQLRRNAIAAEKTYNPIELNIY; encoded by the coding sequence ATGAAAAAAATTATATTATTAATGTTCTTGCTAATGATTACATCTGGTTTTTCTCAAAAAAAATTTGATGTTGATTATGAAGCAGATTATAAATTGGATTACAAACTTTCCAATGCAAGCAATTATAGAAAAGAAACTACTTTTGCCTTGTTAATTAATGAGAGATCCTCATTTTTTAAAGATTTGCATAAATATATTGCTGATTCTCTTGAAGTTGAAAAAGCTAATATTTCATTAGAGGAATCAATGAAATATAATACTGACTTTCGCGACTACATTGGAACAACATCTGCAAAAATTTATGTAACTGCTGAGGTAAATTATATTGCTTTTGAGTATCAGGAAATAAATAAAACGGATTGGAAAATAAAGAATGAATTTAAGACTGTTTCAGGATATAAATGTCAGAAGGCCGAAACTACAAAATATGGCCGTACTTGGATTGCTTGGTTTACTACCGATATTCCTTTTCAATTTGGACCGTATAAGTTCAATTCTTTACCTGGCTTGATAGCTGAAATATATGATACAAAAGACGATTATCATTATACTTTATATGCATTTAGAAAGCGAAAATATACGTGCAAATCAGCAAATGTTGCAAAAAATGCTAAAAAGATCACTAAGGAAAAATTCAATGAAGTTTTTAAGAACAGACTCGCAGGCAGAATGAAATTGCATGAACAGTATCTGGAAAACAAAGAGGATATTGAACAGTTAAGACGTAATGCAATTGCCGCGGAAAAAACTTATAATCCTATAGAATTAAATATTTATTAA
- a CDS encoding DUF6702 family protein, which produces MKNFFCISGVLTLFILMSFVGVDFFSSMTKVDYVEGSRTLKFTTKMNTSHISDAIKINPNTAGFEAEVKKYVNNNFDVYVNGAPKTITFTGSQVSGETVWVYFEAGGVSDISTLKIKNTILLSAFPKQINLVNIAYKGSQKTMNFQRGKEVNEVSF; this is translated from the coding sequence ATGAAAAATTTTTTTTGTATTTCGGGGGTTTTAACACTTTTTATATTGATGAGTTTCGTCGGAGTCGACTTCTTCTCTTCAATGACTAAAGTGGATTATGTAGAAGGCAGCAGGACGTTGAAATTCACTACAAAAATGAATACGAGCCATATTTCAGACGCCATAAAAATCAATCCTAATACTGCGGGATTTGAAGCGGAAGTCAAAAAATATGTCAACAACAATTTTGATGTCTACGTTAACGGTGCTCCAAAAACCATTACTTTCACAGGAAGTCAGGTAAGCGGAGAAACGGTATGGGTGTATTTTGAAGCCGGAGGTGTTTCAGATATCAGTACCCTAAAGATTAAGAATACGATACTGTTAAGCGCTTTTCCCAAACAGATCAATCTGGTGAATATTGCTTATAAAGGAAGCCAGAAGACCATGAATTTTCAGCGCGGTAAAGAAGTGAATGAAGTATCTTTTTAA
- a CDS encoding helix-turn-helix transcriptional regulator, with protein sequence MGVGTNLKRLRAKTKLSQQDIADQLNIDRATYINWENETFDIKSQYIPKLADIFDVDLQELFKDDQKIQIINNIENKDRAGGVGVQKGNIVINIINVSDENSVSRITEELDKYFRHKK encoded by the coding sequence ATGGGAGTAGGAACCAATCTTAAAAGATTAAGAGCTAAAACTAAGCTCTCGCAACAGGATATAGCAGATCAGCTGAATATTGACCGGGCTACGTATATCAATTGGGAAAATGAAACCTTTGATATAAAATCCCAGTATATCCCCAAACTGGCAGACATTTTCGATGTTGACCTTCAGGAACTTTTTAAAGATGACCAGAAAATTCAGATTATCAACAATATTGAAAATAAGGATAGGGCTGGCGGAGTAGGTGTGCAAAAAGGAAATATTGTTATAAATATCATTAATGTCTCGGATGAAAATTCAGTATCTAGAATTACAGAAGAGTTAGATAAATATTTTAGACATAAAAAATAA
- the xrtF gene encoding exosortase family protein XrtF yields MLKDFRPVLGILLRFIIIYVLLLLAYQLYLNSFAGSGLDPFSRVMAGQVMHIQNALDYPTQLYDDIKGEQVWFYVQKEYTSRMVEGCNAISVMILFVAFVFAFYKGVKTLAFIFAGLVALYIMNLLRIVGLNIVVIDHKEYSKAAHDFIFPAVIYGTVVVLWLVWIKFFALKNENS; encoded by the coding sequence ATGTTAAAGGATTTCAGGCCGGTTTTAGGTATCTTATTGCGTTTCATCATCATTTACGTGCTGCTGCTGCTGGCGTACCAGCTGTATCTGAACTCTTTTGCCGGTTCCGGACTCGATCCTTTCTCAAGGGTGATGGCCGGCCAGGTCATGCATATCCAGAATGCACTGGATTACCCGACTCAGCTGTATGATGATATAAAAGGGGAGCAGGTGTGGTTTTATGTTCAGAAAGAATATACTTCCAGGATGGTGGAAGGATGCAACGCCATTTCCGTGATGATCCTTTTCGTTGCGTTTGTATTTGCTTTTTATAAAGGGGTAAAAACATTGGCCTTCATTTTTGCCGGGCTTGTAGCTTTGTATATCATGAACCTGTTGAGGATTGTAGGGCTGAATATCGTTGTTATCGATCATAAAGAATACAGCAAGGCCGCCCATGATTTTATTTTTCCGGCTGTGATTTACGGAACGGTAGTCGTACTCTGGCTGGTCTGGATTAAATTTTTTGCGCTTAAAAATGAAAATTCTTAA
- a CDS encoding carboxypeptidase-like regulatory domain-containing protein: MIKKLSLVSLFTLLPASYYFAQTTVFAYLKDAEGKPVERAEVDLKGSENDVTADKIGYFQFVDLMPGHYQIVITKPNYETKVMEFDVAEEKKKDLGTITLYSALTNADQGLTIIDSDNDDDTSTSQVSTVGLLQSSQDVFSRIAAFDLGFYWFRPRGIDGRSGETMLNGVSMVKSDNGNVDFGNWGGLNEITRYPEISQNHAPSEYAFGGNSSVIYKNTKASEYRKGFQFTQSLTNRNYRNRTSLRYTSGMSKSGWAFTAMGARRWAEEGIQEGTFYDAYGAYLGIEKKFSDKHTMTLNFIGAPYRRSTASPSTQEVYDYRGVHYNSYWGYQDGKQRSERVRKGFQPLIQWQDFWKISKNSSLWTSVSYQFGKDKGSRLDWQNVPNPSPTYYRNLPSYYDSLDPNASVDTPDASATTAQKAYKASMEAWMSGDPNVTQINWDNLYRRNMQQPAGNYYGQTGRRALYYLVNDVSDDKIWNAATHFVHNFNDNIRFLLNVSYQNYRSEQYREVKDLLGADFVLNRDPFAATNQPGKSGLFNEGEENVTKRAGDRMTYDYIFRRQEVKVNPGLKFSTGKFDVFVSAMAGYSSSNREGLFKHYLYLDSKGQGKDYNFWNYGLKGQLIYKLNGRNFFVYNGAYYSQAPYLEDLFINPRVNGSVAPNIKNMVVNANDLSYVISTPFLKLRLTGYLVDTENETSVQRFFADGIQLNNSDDQGNQTIVQSAFVTQVMTDVKKRNMGAELGVDVKVLPTLSLQGLASIGQYTYQNDPVTYFASDATGVFSNGLSYLNLGKAYIRNYRQGGTPQQAYSLGFRYNNPKYWWVGANWNYFDDNYLDPSALIRTEGFIQNNNSSTPYYNLTESELRRVLEPNKLPSSFFLNVNAGKSWVIGKYYVLVSATVNNILDNTKYITGGFEQTRNAKFPDFVQDNDREFTLFGPKYWYTQGRSYFVNVQFRF; this comes from the coding sequence ATGATTAAAAAACTATCATTAGTCTCTTTATTTACTTTGCTTCCGGCATCTTATTATTTTGCGCAGACCACGGTGTTTGCCTATCTTAAAGATGCGGAAGGAAAGCCCGTTGAAAGGGCAGAAGTAGATCTTAAGGGAAGTGAGAATGATGTAACGGCAGACAAAATCGGATATTTCCAGTTTGTAGATCTGATGCCGGGACATTATCAGATTGTGATTACGAAACCCAATTACGAAACCAAAGTAATGGAGTTCGACGTGGCCGAGGAAAAGAAAAAAGATTTAGGAACCATTACGCTGTATTCCGCTCTTACGAACGCCGACCAGGGATTGACAATCATTGATTCCGATAACGATGACGATACCAGCACCAGCCAGGTTTCTACCGTTGGGCTCTTGCAGTCGTCCCAGGATGTATTCAGCAGGATTGCTGCCTTTGATCTTGGATTCTACTGGTTCCGACCGAGAGGGATAGACGGCAGATCGGGAGAAACTATGCTGAATGGTGTTTCCATGGTAAAATCGGATAACGGAAACGTTGATTTCGGTAATTGGGGTGGTCTGAATGAAATTACCCGTTATCCGGAAATTTCACAGAACCATGCTCCATCCGAATATGCTTTCGGAGGAAATAGCTCTGTGATCTATAAAAATACCAAAGCCAGTGAGTACAGGAAAGGATTCCAGTTTACGCAGTCCCTCACCAACAGGAACTACAGAAACAGGACATCGCTCCGCTATACGTCCGGGATGAGCAAAAGCGGCTGGGCATTTACCGCAATGGGGGCGAGAAGGTGGGCTGAAGAAGGCATCCAGGAAGGAACATTCTATGATGCTTACGGAGCTTACCTGGGTATTGAGAAAAAATTCAGTGATAAACATACGATGACCCTGAATTTTATCGGAGCTCCTTACCGCAGGTCTACGGCAAGCCCGAGCACTCAGGAAGTCTATGATTACAGAGGGGTACATTACAACTCCTATTGGGGATACCAGGATGGAAAACAGCGCAGTGAAAGGGTGAGGAAAGGTTTCCAGCCACTCATCCAATGGCAGGATTTCTGGAAGATCAGTAAAAATTCCAGCCTCTGGACCTCCGTGTCTTATCAGTTTGGAAAAGATAAGGGATCCCGCCTTGACTGGCAGAATGTACCGAATCCTTCACCGACTTATTACAGAAACCTTCCGAGCTATTACGATTCCTTAGATCCTAATGCTTCTGTAGATACACCTGACGCATCGGCAACCACTGCACAGAAAGCTTATAAAGCTTCTATGGAAGCCTGGATGTCGGGCGATCCGAATGTTACCCAGATCAACTGGGATAACCTCTACAGAAGAAATATGCAGCAGCCGGCAGGAAATTATTATGGACAGACCGGAAGAAGAGCGCTTTATTATCTTGTTAATGATGTAAGCGATGACAAGATCTGGAATGCAGCCACTCACTTTGTACATAATTTTAATGATAATATCAGATTCCTGCTGAATGTATCTTACCAGAACTACCGTTCTGAGCAATACCGGGAGGTGAAAGACCTTCTGGGTGCTGATTTTGTGTTAAACAGAGATCCGTTTGCCGCAACGAATCAGCCTGGAAAATCAGGGCTGTTTAATGAAGGGGAGGAAAATGTAACCAAAAGAGCAGGCGACAGGATGACCTACGATTACATTTTCAGAAGACAGGAAGTAAAAGTAAATCCCGGACTGAAATTCAGCACAGGGAAGTTTGATGTTTTTGTTTCCGCGATGGCAGGATATTCCAGCTCCAACAGGGAAGGATTGTTCAAGCATTACCTGTATCTGGATTCCAAAGGACAGGGTAAAGATTATAACTTCTGGAACTATGGTCTTAAAGGACAGCTGATCTATAAGCTGAACGGAAGAAACTTCTTCGTGTATAACGGAGCATACTATTCACAAGCGCCTTATTTGGAGGACCTGTTCATCAATCCAAGGGTAAACGGTTCCGTAGCTCCCAATATCAAGAATATGGTAGTCAATGCCAATGACCTGAGCTATGTGATCTCCACGCCATTCCTTAAGCTAAGGCTGACAGGATATCTCGTAGACACGGAAAATGAAACATCCGTACAAAGGTTCTTTGCCGACGGGATCCAGCTGAACAACTCAGATGACCAGGGAAATCAGACCATCGTGCAGAGTGCTTTCGTAACGCAGGTGATGACGGATGTAAAGAAAAGAAATATGGGGGCTGAACTCGGTGTTGATGTTAAAGTCCTTCCTACATTATCGCTTCAGGGCCTTGCCAGTATCGGGCAATATACCTATCAGAATGATCCGGTTACGTATTTTGCTTCTGATGCCACCGGGGTATTCTCGAATGGGCTTTCTTACCTTAATTTAGGAAAAGCATACATCAGGAACTACCGTCAGGGAGGTACGCCGCAACAGGCGTATTCTCTGGGTTTCCGGTACAATAACCCTAAATACTGGTGGGTAGGAGCCAACTGGAATTATTTTGATGACAACTACCTGGATCCTTCCGCACTGATCAGGACAGAAGGTTTTATACAGAATAATAATTCTTCCACACCCTATTACAACCTTACCGAATCCGAATTAAGAAGGGTCCTGGAGCCCAACAAGCTTCCTTCTTCTTTTTTCCTGAATGTGAATGCCGGAAAATCATGGGTGATCGGCAAATACTATGTGCTGGTTTCAGCTACGGTAAATAATATCCTGGATAATACAAAATACATTACCGGAGGTTTTGAGCAGACCAGGAATGCCAAATTCCCTGATTTCGTACAGGACAACGACCGGGAATTTACCCTGTTCGGACCAAAATACTGGTATACCCAGGGAAGATCTTATTTTGTGAATGTACAGTTTAGATTTTAA
- a CDS encoding nucleotidyltransferase family protein, whose translation MKALIFAAGKGTRLKPFTDHHPKALAKVNGIPLLERNIRYLKGFGISDFVINVHHFGSQIVEFLKENDDFGCRIEISDESEELLETGGGLVFARSFLDHGEDFLIMNADILTDLNINLLVDYHKKIKDFATLAVSDRESSRKLLFNEELVLRGWLNVQTGEQRLAEFNKGFKPLAFSGVHCINPVIFNKIKRTGKFSIMEEYLDLMHTEHIHGFIHDSILVDVGRPESVTAAEKYFK comes from the coding sequence ATGAAAGCACTTATTTTTGCAGCCGGAAAAGGAACCCGTCTTAAGCCTTTTACAGATCACCACCCGAAGGCACTGGCCAAAGTTAACGGCATCCCGCTGCTGGAGCGGAACATCCGTTACCTGAAGGGATTCGGGATCAGTGATTTTGTCATCAATGTCCATCATTTCGGGAGCCAGATCGTGGAATTCCTTAAAGAAAATGATGACTTCGGATGCCGGATAGAGATTTCGGATGAATCAGAAGAGCTGCTGGAAACCGGCGGAGGTCTGGTATTCGCAAGAAGTTTCCTGGATCATGGAGAAGACTTCCTGATTATGAATGCTGATATCCTTACCGACCTCAATATCAATTTACTGGTTGATTACCATAAAAAAATAAAAGATTTTGCTACTTTAGCAGTCTCGGACCGTGAAAGTTCGAGAAAGCTGCTTTTTAATGAAGAACTGGTTTTACGGGGCTGGCTCAATGTGCAGACCGGAGAACAGAGGCTTGCTGAGTTCAATAAAGGCTTCAAGCCGCTGGCTTTCAGCGGGGTCCACTGTATCAATCCGGTTATTTTCAATAAAATAAAAAGGACAGGAAAATTCTCCATTATGGAAGAATACCTGGATCTGATGCATACGGAGCATATTCATGGATTTATCCATGACAGTATCCTGGTAGATGTAGGAAGACCCGAATCCGTAACGGCAGCTGAAAAATATTTTAAATAA
- a CDS encoding aminoglycoside phosphotransferase family protein, whose product MTSENAKRFFENYLDKKSSEFVTLAQSGSARINFLAKADGISYIITYNTNLQENESFLYYSEVFSSLELNTPKIIAISEDRKMYIQEFLGSKTLSDIIATQGLSAEVKGLVQQTLEKLFRLQSHTMDKIDFSRTFEYESYDELPVIHDLYYFKNFIADVLELEYHKSTLLKEFKAIAGLIESLQPQGMMIRDFQSRNIMVNDRNEVSFIDYQSAMKGPLMYDVISFLFQAKASFPKEFKNEMLEFYIQLSDSEETRNQLKKSAEPVKMMRFLQVLGAYGFRGLIQRKPHFISSLEKGIDNISEFADSWKGMTDFPELSNVIQQLNTQETQLKINKILNP is encoded by the coding sequence ATGACTTCCGAAAACGCAAAACGATTTTTTGAAAATTATCTGGATAAAAAATCTTCTGAGTTCGTCACCCTGGCTCAAAGCGGTTCGGCGAGGATTAATTTCCTGGCGAAAGCGGATGGCATTTCCTATATCATCACCTACAATACCAATCTTCAGGAAAATGAAAGCTTCCTGTATTATTCAGAAGTTTTTTCGTCACTGGAACTCAATACGCCAAAGATCATTGCCATTTCTGAAGACCGTAAAATGTACATCCAGGAATTCCTGGGCAGCAAAACGCTCTCTGACATCATTGCAACGCAGGGACTGTCAGCTGAAGTAAAAGGACTGGTACAACAGACGCTTGAAAAACTGTTCAGGCTCCAGAGCCATACCATGGATAAGATTGACTTCAGCAGGACTTTCGAATATGAAAGCTATGATGAACTTCCCGTTATCCATGACCTGTATTATTTTAAGAATTTTATTGCCGATGTCCTGGAACTGGAATACCACAAGTCTACCCTGCTGAAAGAATTCAAAGCCATTGCCGGGCTTATCGAAAGCCTTCAGCCGCAAGGAATGATGATCCGTGATTTCCAGTCGAGAAACATCATGGTCAATGACCGCAATGAAGTATCGTTCATCGATTACCAGTCTGCCATGAAAGGCCCGCTCATGTATGATGTGATCTCTTTCCTCTTTCAGGCTAAGGCCAGCTTCCCGAAGGAATTCAAAAATGAAATGCTGGAATTTTACATTCAACTCTCTGACAGTGAGGAAACCCGAAATCAACTAAAAAAATCGGCAGAGCCCGTTAAAATGATGCGGTTCCTTCAGGTTCTGGGAGCTTATGGATTCAGGGGGCTTATTCAGCGAAAGCCGCATTTTATTTCAAGCCTGGAAAAAGGAATAGACAATATCTCAGAATTTGCAGATTCCTGGAAGGGCATGACGGACTTCCCGGAACTGAGCAACGTGATACAGCAACTTAATACACAGGAAACCCAATTAAAGATCAACAAAATTCTGAATCCATGA
- a CDS encoding DUF5689 domain-containing protein, with amino-acid sequence MNIKKYLSLVTGVAFAAVSITSCVQKDEWETPPINCNNKFPAPTMTMAAFKAQAPSSGYLLISTDQIIDGYVVSSDENGNFYKTISFQDKPENPTVGLQIEVDKSSNYADFPVGAHIRINANGLRIGTDRGVVKIGAVDPTYAIGRIPAALVSRYIAGVCNGNGLDVATIKPVELANLKLAQDEKYLNMLVKVPNVQFSAGELGKKYIDYQAGAGVDTDRSIVDQSGNATIIRNSGFSTFGATQLPDGKGDLTFVVSRYNSNWQMLIRSTNDVQFTGKRFFFEGFDGNLTDNWIPVSVTGAQIWNIQQFGNPKPCAVMNGFAGSNNANEDWLISKPISLQGFTSASLSFETDVRYAGNPLEVYVTENYTGNPATTTWVQLSGVLDTNSGAFNTWTNSGNISLNAFVNKNVQVAFKYTSTTAAAATWELDNVKVAGN; translated from the coding sequence ATGAATATAAAGAAATACCTAAGCCTTGTAACGGGAGTTGCCTTCGCAGCGGTTTCCATTACCTCTTGTGTACAGAAAGATGAGTGGGAAACGCCGCCGATCAACTGCAACAATAAGTTTCCTGCCCCAACGATGACTATGGCAGCCTTTAAAGCGCAGGCGCCTTCATCAGGATACCTTCTGATCAGTACAGATCAGATCATCGATGGGTATGTAGTATCTTCGGATGAGAACGGAAACTTCTATAAAACCATTTCCTTCCAGGACAAACCTGAAAACCCTACTGTAGGGTTACAGATTGAAGTAGATAAATCCAGCAACTATGCAGATTTTCCTGTAGGAGCCCATATCAGGATCAATGCAAACGGATTGAGAATCGGGACAGACAGAGGCGTAGTGAAAATTGGCGCTGTAGATCCTACGTATGCTATCGGAAGAATTCCTGCAGCATTGGTGAGCCGCTATATTGCAGGAGTTTGTAATGGGAACGGGCTTGATGTAGCCACGATAAAACCTGTTGAGCTGGCTAACCTTAAGCTTGCCCAGGATGAAAAATACCTGAACATGCTGGTAAAAGTACCGAATGTACAGTTCTCAGCCGGAGAACTGGGTAAAAAATACATAGATTATCAGGCGGGTGCAGGAGTGGATACCGACAGGAGTATTGTAGACCAGTCCGGGAACGCTACCATCATCAGGAATTCAGGATTCTCAACGTTCGGTGCCACTCAGCTTCCTGATGGTAAAGGAGACCTTACTTTTGTAGTCAGCCGCTACAACAGCAACTGGCAGATGCTGATCAGGAGCACCAATGATGTTCAGTTTACGGGAAAAAGATTCTTCTTTGAAGGATTTGACGGAAATCTTACGGACAACTGGATCCCGGTAAGTGTTACCGGAGCTCAGATCTGGAATATCCAGCAGTTCGGAAATCCGAAGCCTTGTGCGGTAATGAATGGTTTTGCGGGGTCAAATAATGCCAATGAAGACTGGCTGATCTCCAAGCCGATCTCATTACAGGGCTTTACATCGGCATCTTTATCATTTGAGACGGATGTACGCTATGCCGGAAATCCTCTTGAAGTATATGTGACGGAGAATTATACCGGAAACCCGGCAACCACCACCTGGGTTCAGCTTTCAGGGGTTCTGGATACCAATTCCGGAGCATTCAATACCTGGACAAATTCCGGGAACATCAGCCTGAATGCTTTTGTGAATAAAAATGTACAGGTCGCCTTTAAATATACGTCTACCACAGCAGCTGCCGCTACCTGGGAGCTTGATAATGTAAAAGTGGCAGGAAACTAA
- a CDS encoding RNase adapter RapZ yields the protein MLHIDIHSFSYKKGGIPKDTTGNGGGFTFDCRGILNPGRIEEYKSLTGNDPGVQEFLETQTDMPKFLDLIKNIISINIDNYLERGFENLQINFGCTGGQHRSVYCALKIAEFVREKYPEGTEISLHHDEQHQLNS from the coding sequence ATGCTACATATAGACATCCACAGTTTTTCCTATAAAAAAGGAGGCATTCCAAAAGACACTACCGGAAACGGAGGCGGATTTACTTTTGACTGCCGCGGCATCCTTAATCCCGGAAGGATTGAAGAATATAAAAGCCTTACCGGAAATGATCCCGGCGTACAGGAATTCCTGGAAACCCAGACTGACATGCCGAAATTCCTCGACCTCATCAAGAATATCATTTCCATCAATATTGATAATTACCTGGAAAGAGGATTTGAAAACCTGCAGATCAATTTCGGATGCACCGGGGGACAGCACAGATCCGTATACTGCGCTTTGAAAATAGCTGAATTTGTACGGGAAAAGTATCCTGAAGGGACGGAAATCAGCCTGCACCATGATGAACAGCACCAGCTGAATTCATAA
- a CDS encoding exosortase F system-associated membrane protein yields the protein MKILNWLFVGLGILGLIGVRMMEDRIFYDPFLTYFHEASKQVAFPAFDWGKLILSHLFRFILNLIFSCLIIYFWFRNKQWMLQGGVLMMIIFAITFPIYLYCIYDRFETGYLFSFYMRRFVIQPLILLLLIPMFYYRKSLSERNP from the coding sequence ATGAAAATTCTTAACTGGCTATTTGTAGGATTGGGAATTCTGGGGCTGATCGGCGTGAGGATGATGGAAGATCGAATCTTTTATGATCCTTTTCTGACCTATTTTCATGAAGCCAGCAAACAGGTCGCCTTCCCCGCCTTTGACTGGGGTAAATTAATCCTCAGCCACCTTTTCAGGTTTATTCTGAATCTCATCTTTTCCTGCCTCATCATCTATTTCTGGTTCAGGAATAAACAATGGATGCTTCAGGGCGGCGTTTTAATGATGATCATCTTTGCCATTACCTTCCCGATTTATTTATACTGCATCTACGACCGTTTTGAAACCGGTTACCTTTTCTCTTTCTATATGAGGAGGTTTGTGATCCAGCCTCTGATCCTGCTGCTTCTTATTCCGATGTTTTATTACCGGAAAAGCTTATCGGAAAGAAATCCGTAA